The Methylomusa anaerophila genome has a segment encoding these proteins:
- the ruvB gene encoding Holliday junction branch migration DNA helicase RuvB: MEERIVAGGEQEADSWQYSLRPRRLAEYIGQDQVKNNLSIFIQATLARGEALDHVLLYGPPGLGKTTLAGIIAVELGVNFRITSGPAVERPGDLAALLTNLGEKDVLFIDEIHRLSRSVEEILYSAMEDYALDIIIGKGPSARSIRLDLPKFTLVGATTRAGALAAPLRDRFGVICRLEYYTTEHLECIVNRAAEILNVRIDSLGAREIARRSRGTPRIANRLLKRVRDFAQVTGDGVITNAVADKALALLEVDQLGLDKIDRSLLKTIIKNFNGGPVGLDTLAAAISEETDTIEDVYEPFLLQMGFIARTPRGRVATPTAYAHLNIPYKESNQEKFW; encoded by the coding sequence GTGGAGGAACGCATTGTGGCCGGAGGCGAGCAGGAAGCCGACTCCTGGCAGTATAGTTTACGGCCGCGCCGCCTGGCAGAATATATTGGTCAGGATCAAGTAAAGAATAACCTTTCGATTTTTATACAGGCAACTTTGGCTAGAGGGGAAGCATTGGACCATGTGCTGTTGTATGGTCCTCCCGGCCTTGGCAAAACAACGTTGGCAGGAATCATCGCCGTTGAATTAGGGGTTAATTTTCGTATCACCTCGGGCCCGGCTGTAGAAAGACCGGGTGATCTTGCCGCCCTACTCACCAATCTTGGCGAGAAGGATGTTTTGTTTATAGATGAGATACATCGTTTATCCCGCAGTGTGGAGGAGATTTTATATTCGGCAATGGAGGATTATGCTCTCGACATAATCATTGGGAAAGGCCCTAGTGCGCGTTCCATTCGTTTAGATTTACCCAAATTTACGTTAGTTGGAGCAACTACCAGAGCAGGTGCGCTTGCCGCCCCTTTACGGGACCGGTTTGGCGTCATTTGCCGGTTGGAGTATTATACTACGGAGCATCTTGAATGCATCGTAAACCGCGCCGCAGAAATCCTAAATGTTAGAATTGATTCCCTGGGCGCAAGGGAAATTGCCAGACGTTCACGCGGTACTCCGCGGATTGCCAACCGCCTTCTGAAAAGAGTAAGAGATTTTGCTCAGGTGACAGGAGACGGCGTAATTACTAATGCAGTAGCGGATAAAGCCCTGGCTTTATTAGAAGTAGACCAACTCGGGCTGGATAAAATTGACCGTAGTCTCTTAAAAACGATTATTAAAAATTTTAATGGCGGGCCTGTTGGGTTGGATACATTAGCGGCTGCCATAAGTGAAGAAACGGATACAATCGAAGACGTATACGAACCTTTCTTGCTGCAAATGGGATTCATCGCCCGTACTCCCCGCGGACGAGTAGCCACGCCCACAGCATATGCTCATTTAAATATTCCCTATAAAGAAAGCAATCAGGAAAAATTCTGGTAG
- a CDS encoding DUF2905 domain-containing protein, producing the protein MQGFDSIGSIGKMLMILGIIMLITGAAFYFGGKLFNLGRLPGDIYFERDNFSFHFPIVTSIIISIILTIILNIFIRR; encoded by the coding sequence ATGCAAGGTTTTGATTCTATTGGTTCTATTGGTAAAATGCTGATGATTTTGGGGATAATCATGCTTATTACCGGAGCAGCGTTTTATTTTGGCGGTAAACTTTTTAATCTGGGACGTTTACCGGGTGATATTTATTTTGAAAGGGATAATTTCAGTTTTCATTTTCCTATTGTTACCTCAATTATTATTAGTATTATACTAACCATTATTCTTAACATATTCATCAGACGCTAG
- a CDS encoding BofC C-terminal domain-containing protein has product MFEKIYKKLSLFSLPRPLSPSLRLLMICSFALIVFCAAFYWLYYTDSGNSDLSRDTEVAKHDSKIKITPDMDLVQKIIYSKCGDEEVFRTKPPDNLIGLNFNQLQKIYSGWNITTFDTKEVEMSLKVDSLCREHANNMFIGIKDGYVAVYYGVPGPKAIIKEVTKIPVSSLTPQDLGEIRQGLVIQTKEELLRTLEGLQK; this is encoded by the coding sequence GTGTTTGAAAAAATATACAAAAAGTTATCTTTATTCTCACTGCCTCGGCCGCTGTCGCCATCATTACGTTTATTAATGATTTGCAGTTTTGCTCTGATTGTATTTTGTGCTGCGTTCTATTGGCTTTATTATACGGATTCCGGAAATTCGGATTTGTCACGGGACACTGAAGTTGCAAAACATGATAGCAAAATTAAGATCACCCCCGATATGGATCTGGTACAAAAAATCATTTATTCTAAATGTGGCGACGAAGAAGTGTTTCGAACAAAGCCTCCAGATAATTTGATCGGATTGAACTTTAATCAGCTGCAGAAAATTTATTCTGGCTGGAACATCACTACGTTTGACACGAAAGAAGTAGAAATGTCCTTGAAGGTAGACAGCTTATGCCGTGAGCATGCTAATAACATGTTTATTGGCATTAAAGATGGTTATGTGGCAGTGTATTACGGCGTACCCGGCCCCAAAGCAATTATTAAGGAAGTAACCAAAATTCCGGTGAGTAGTTTGACCCCGCAGGACCTGGGGGAAATACGCCAAGGACTAGTCATCCAAACCAAGGAAGAACTGCTTAGGACGTTGGAAGGATTGCAAAAATAA
- a CDS encoding site-specific integrase, whose product MYDTDGVQKLEFVQPIRDKKKIDSIKKVLLANNVRDYCLFTLGINSGLRISDLLNLKISDVVDDTGKIRERITLREKKTNKTKDFLLNDVARKTIAEYLRNRVYEYNEPLFLSKKKSAGKAPLQRDQAYKIINNAARSIGITEKIGTHTLRKTFGYHAYKSGVSIEVIQKLFNHATPSTTLKYIGITQDDLDGVYLNLNL is encoded by the coding sequence ATGTATGATACTGATGGGGTGCAAAAATTGGAATTTGTACAGCCTATCCGCGACAAAAAAAAGATTGATAGTATTAAAAAAGTTCTTCTGGCTAATAACGTTCGAGATTACTGTTTATTTACCCTAGGGATAAATTCCGGGTTACGCATTAGTGATTTACTAAATTTAAAAATTTCTGACGTGGTTGATGATACAGGCAAAATTCGAGAACGAATTACCTTGCGAGAGAAAAAAACAAATAAGACAAAAGATTTTCTGCTTAATGACGTAGCCCGGAAAACGATTGCAGAGTATTTGAGAAACAGAGTATACGAATATAATGAACCCCTGTTCCTATCTAAAAAGAAAAGTGCCGGTAAGGCACCGCTGCAAAGGGATCAGGCATATAAGATTATTAACAATGCCGCCAGGTCAATTGGAATTACTGAGAAGATTGGCACTCATACCCTACGAAAAACATTCGGCTATCATGCTTATAAATCCGGGGTTTCCATTGAAGTAATACAAAAGTTGTTTAATCACGCAACGCCTTCGACTACCCTCAAATATATAGGCATTACGCAAGATGATCTCGACGGCGTTTATCTGAATCTAAACTTATGA
- a CDS encoding YitT family protein, with the protein MTKRNQFRKNLFKYLFLFIGSILAAVGLEIFLIPNHIIDGGVVGISIMLSYLSNFSLGLFIFFLNVPFLILGYNHIGKSFVISTLFSILSLSIWVTVLHPIPGLTEDLLLASVFGGIILGIGVGLIIRYGGSLDGTEIVAIILDKRTGFSVGEIVMFFNIFILSSAGLIFGWNKAMYSLIAYFVAFKMIDITIEGLEETKSAIIVSEKAEIIAEKVMARLGRGVTLLSGKGGYSGEERTVLYLVITRLEIAKLKNIIDEIDENAFVTISEVHEVMGGRIRKRAIH; encoded by the coding sequence ATGACTAAGCGAAATCAATTTAGAAAAAATTTGTTTAAGTATTTATTTTTGTTTATTGGATCAATTCTTGCAGCGGTTGGTCTTGAAATTTTCTTAATTCCCAACCATATTATTGATGGTGGTGTAGTTGGAATTTCCATTATGCTAAGTTATCTCAGTAATTTTTCGTTAGGATTGTTTATTTTTTTCCTAAACGTTCCTTTTTTAATACTGGGTTATAATCATATCGGAAAATCATTTGTTATATCTACCTTGTTTTCAATTTTATCATTGTCTATATGGGTTACTGTTCTCCATCCCATCCCTGGCTTAACGGAAGATCTTCTTTTAGCATCTGTATTTGGTGGAATAATATTAGGCATAGGGGTGGGTTTAATTATACGCTACGGCGGTTCTTTGGATGGAACTGAAATTGTAGCAATTATTTTAGATAAAAGAACTGGATTTTCTGTGGGTGAAATTGTAATGTTTTTTAACATTTTTATATTGAGTAGCGCCGGTCTTATTTTTGGCTGGAATAAAGCAATGTATTCTCTTATCGCTTATTTTGTTGCTTTTAAAATGATTGATATAACGATCGAAGGTTTAGAGGAAACAAAATCTGCCATAATTGTATCCGAGAAAGCGGAAATCATTGCTGAAAAAGTAATGGCCCGGTTAGGTCGGGGGGTAACTCTTTTAAGTGGTAAGGGTGGCTACAGCGGTGAAGAACGTACTGTTTTATATTTAGTGATTACGCGTCTGGAAATCGCAAAATTAAAAAATATTATAGATGAAATAGACGAAAATGCATTTGTAACTATAAGTGAGGTACATGAGGTTATGGGAGGACGTATTAGAAAACGGGCAATACATTAA
- the ruvA gene encoding Holliday junction branch migration protein RuvA: MIGYIKGEVSHLFPEYCFVDVQGIGYRICIPLSTRQRLSVGTTISLFTYLNVREDSLTLFGFFTEEEYDLFMKLIAVTGIGPKAAVSILSAIRPQDFYIAIGQKNIGVLTKIPGIGKKTAERMILELKDKIAVPLDNEYAGIGISDAAADSAQDVIRQTVQALITLGYNQAEIMPVIKQKTEEYQQANLACTVEQLIKEVLKDFGAR; encoded by the coding sequence ATGATTGGTTACATCAAAGGTGAAGTTTCCCATCTGTTTCCTGAATATTGCTTTGTAGATGTACAAGGGATTGGCTACCGGATATGTATCCCATTATCTACCAGACAAAGGCTGTCTGTTGGGACAACGATATCATTGTTTACGTATTTGAATGTAAGGGAAGATTCTCTTACATTATTTGGATTTTTTACAGAAGAAGAATATGACTTATTTATGAAGCTCATTGCCGTTACCGGAATAGGGCCGAAGGCAGCAGTCAGCATTCTGTCTGCGATTAGGCCCCAGGATTTTTATATAGCAATTGGTCAGAAAAATATAGGGGTACTAACGAAGATACCCGGTATTGGCAAAAAAACCGCCGAAAGAATGATTTTAGAACTTAAGGATAAAATTGCAGTGCCCCTTGATAACGAGTATGCAGGAATTGGCATTTCTGACGCAGCGGCGGATTCAGCCCAGGATGTCATTCGTCAAACGGTTCAAGCTCTTATCACGTTGGGATACAATCAGGCGGAAATTATGCCGGTCATCAAACAAAAAACTGAGGAGTATCAGCAGGCGAACTTAGCTTGCACAGTGGAACAATTGATCAAAGAAGTACTGAAAGATTTTGGCGCAAGATAG
- the ruvC gene encoding crossover junction endodeoxyribonuclease RuvC: MLALGIDPGTAICGYGLVEQSGSRLRAVTYGAVQTRSDLEAADRLLKVYEGIELLIKNYHPDIVGVEQLFFNKNVRTAMAVGQAKGVVLLAAVQNGVSVAEFTPLQVKQSVVGYGNAAKEQVIYMTQRLLNLSQKPHPDDVADALAVAICTLHINGANRIATKIKEVFS; encoded by the coding sequence ATGCTAGCATTGGGAATAGACCCTGGTACCGCTATCTGCGGTTACGGGCTGGTAGAACAAAGTGGCAGCCGTTTGCGGGCGGTGACTTATGGTGCGGTTCAAACGCGTTCTGACTTGGAAGCTGCCGACAGACTGCTAAAGGTATATGAAGGAATTGAATTATTGATTAAAAATTATCATCCCGACATCGTTGGGGTGGAGCAATTGTTTTTTAATAAAAATGTCAGAACTGCTATGGCAGTAGGGCAAGCAAAGGGTGTCGTTCTGCTTGCCGCTGTGCAAAATGGGGTTTCCGTCGCTGAATTTACTCCTTTGCAGGTGAAGCAATCGGTGGTAGGCTACGGAAATGCTGCGAAAGAGCAAGTAATTTATATGACGCAGCGACTGCTCAATCTATCCCAAAAACCTCATCCTGACGATGTTGCCGACGCATTAGCTGTTGCAATCTGTACGCTGCATATAAATGGGGCCAACAGAATAGCAACTAAAATAAAGGAAGTATTTTCATGA
- a CDS encoding transglycosylase domain-containing protein, translated as MQKGVGTKDTQTNGRRDTNKSLLKFSIIAFIILIVMVTGAGLGFLTASVHTMPSLKGEIRPAASSQLFDNNGKLITTVHSVENRLPVSINKIPKNLQNAFVAAEDARFYQHSGIDPRGILRAIWANLTDRGISEGGSTITQQLARNALLSQEQTLKRKIQEAFLSLQIERQYSKTEILEMYMNHIYFGQGAYGVQAAAQVYFGKNVEDLNLAECAMIAGIPKSPNYYSPLNNLKAAKERQGIVLEQMAKYGYIGSYDAAEAKATEIKLVKRTSTNSSVASYFVDYVIQVLIEKYGADAVYKDGLKIYTTLDLSMQEAAERAMSQLPTDRTENGIKQPQGALVAIDPHNGHIKAMIGGRGNDQFNRAVLAERQPGSAFKPFVYLAAIESGFTPATIVEDKPITIDGYSPVNYDHQFHGPLSLRSALEQSINVVAVKLAQQVGVDKPLYYAQQMGISTLVLRGNTNDRNLAMALGGLSRGVTPLEIASAYGVLANQGIRAEPTAIVKVIDRNGKVLEENSQREKAVINERSAYILTDMMRGVITHGTGAAANFGRPAAGKTGTTSDNKDAWFVGFTPDLVAAVWMGYDNTGYLDGITGGTIPAEIWRSFMSDVADKYTARDFVKPSGVVAVRVSNRDGLLINDPNNQDSRNEIFMEGTQPTKVSTATADKDAKDKDNKDANKDGKKSGQPESTTEPVQSDKILPPPPPRSDKQTVSPAPPPPPEKQSGSDKKN; from the coding sequence ATGCAGAAAGGCGTTGGAACTAAAGATACTCAAACCAATGGTCGTCGTGATACGAACAAATCGTTATTAAAATTTTCAATTATAGCTTTTATTATATTGATAGTCATGGTGACTGGCGCAGGACTAGGTTTCTTAACAGCCAGTGTTCATACCATGCCTAGCTTAAAGGGGGAAATTCGGCCAGCCGCTTCTTCTCAATTATTCGATAACAACGGCAAACTGATTACCACTGTTCACTCTGTGGAAAATCGTTTGCCGGTTTCTATCAACAAAATCCCTAAAAACCTGCAAAACGCATTTGTAGCTGCTGAGGATGCACGTTTCTACCAACACTCCGGAATTGATCCCCGTGGTATTTTGCGGGCCATATGGGCCAATTTAACTGACCGCGGAATATCTGAAGGCGGCAGTACCATTACCCAACAGTTAGCCAGAAATGCTTTACTTTCGCAAGAACAGACGCTTAAGCGTAAAATTCAGGAAGCTTTCCTGTCTCTTCAAATTGAAAGGCAATATAGTAAAACTGAAATATTAGAAATGTATATGAATCATATTTATTTTGGACAAGGCGCCTATGGAGTTCAGGCTGCCGCACAGGTATACTTTGGGAAAAATGTTGAAGACCTCAATTTGGCTGAATGTGCAATGATTGCCGGAATTCCGAAAAGCCCAAATTATTATTCTCCGCTTAACAATTTAAAAGCGGCCAAAGAACGACAAGGAATCGTTTTGGAACAAATGGCCAAATATGGGTATATTGGCTCCTATGACGCAGCAGAAGCTAAAGCAACCGAAATTAAATTAGTCAAACGTACGTCTACAAATTCTTCCGTTGCATCCTATTTTGTAGATTATGTTATTCAAGTGCTTATTGAAAAATACGGTGCTGACGCGGTTTACAAGGACGGTCTAAAGATCTATACTACATTAGATCTTTCTATGCAAGAGGCGGCAGAACGGGCAATGAGTCAACTTCCTACTGACCGTACCGAAAATGGGATTAAACAACCGCAAGGCGCTCTTGTAGCTATTGATCCTCACAATGGTCATATCAAAGCTATGATTGGTGGGCGAGGCAATGATCAATTTAACCGGGCGGTATTGGCAGAACGGCAGCCCGGATCTGCATTCAAGCCTTTTGTATATCTTGCGGCCATTGAAAGCGGGTTTACCCCGGCTACTATAGTTGAAGATAAGCCAATTACCATCGATGGATATTCACCTGTAAACTATGATCATCAATTCCACGGTCCACTGTCGCTGCGTTCGGCTTTAGAGCAGTCGATAAACGTTGTAGCCGTTAAGTTGGCCCAGCAGGTGGGCGTTGATAAACCATTATATTATGCCCAACAGATGGGAATATCTACTTTGGTGCTGCGTGGCAATACCAACGACCGCAACCTCGCTATGGCTTTAGGCGGTCTTTCCCGTGGCGTTACGCCGCTTGAGATTGCCAGTGCCTATGGCGTCTTGGCCAATCAGGGGATTCGAGCCGAACCTACTGCAATTGTCAAAGTAATAGACCGGAATGGCAAAGTACTTGAAGAAAACAGTCAGCGGGAAAAAGCCGTGATCAATGAGCGTTCTGCTTATATTCTCACCGATATGATGCGGGGAGTAATTACGCACGGTACAGGAGCCGCTGCCAACTTCGGCCGGCCTGCTGCCGGCAAAACCGGTACTACCAGCGATAATAAAGACGCCTGGTTTGTGGGCTTTACACCGGACTTGGTTGCCGCAGTTTGGATGGGTTACGATAATACCGGATATTTAGATGGAATCACAGGCGGCACTATACCAGCGGAAATATGGAGATCCTTTATGTCGGATGTCGCTGATAAATACACAGCGCGTGATTTTGTCAAGCCTTCCGGTGTCGTTGCCGTTCGTGTATCCAATAGAGATGGTCTGCTCATAAATGACCCGAATAATCAAGATTCTCGTAATGAGATATTCATGGAAGGTACACAGCCGACAAAAGTATCAACTGCTACTGCCGATAAGGACGCAAAAGACAAGGACAATAAAGATGCGAATAAAGATGGAAAAAAATCTGGACAACCAGAATCTACGACTGAGCCTGTTCAGTCTGATAAAATACTACCGCCTCCACCACCAAGGTCTGACAAACAAACCGTTTCTCCGGCTCCGCCGCCGCCACCTGAGAAACAATCAGGTTCAGACAAAAAAAATTAA
- a CDS encoding YebC/PmpR family DNA-binding transcriptional regulator: MSGHSKWANIKHRKGKLDAVRGKITTKISREISIAVRLGGTDPTGNMRLKLALQKARENNIPKENIQRAIQKGAGALDGSNYEEIVYEGYGPGGVAVMVEAMTDNRNRTAADIRHLFSKNGGNLGESGCVSWMFKLKGLFVIEQQAGIEEENLMLLALDAGAEDFKAVDGQFEITTDPEDFELLQETLEKNNIKTEIARVTRIPDTTMDLTGDDATKMVRLMDALEDHDDVQDVYANFDIDEDSLEI; encoded by the coding sequence ATGTCAGGACACTCTAAATGGGCCAATATAAAACATCGTAAAGGGAAACTGGATGCCGTTCGCGGTAAAATTACAACGAAAATCAGTCGGGAGATTAGTATTGCTGTCCGGCTGGGAGGAACTGATCCCACAGGTAATATGCGCCTGAAGCTTGCTCTCCAAAAAGCAAGAGAAAATAATATTCCCAAGGAGAATATTCAAAGAGCAATACAAAAAGGCGCGGGTGCACTTGACGGCAGCAATTATGAAGAAATTGTGTATGAGGGCTACGGGCCGGGAGGAGTAGCCGTCATGGTAGAAGCTATGACCGATAATCGTAATCGCACAGCCGCTGATATTCGGCATTTATTTTCCAAAAATGGTGGAAACCTGGGTGAGAGTGGCTGCGTTTCGTGGATGTTTAAGCTAAAAGGTCTTTTTGTTATTGAACAGCAAGCGGGAATCGAGGAAGAAAATCTGATGTTATTGGCACTGGACGCTGGCGCGGAAGATTTCAAAGCTGTGGACGGACAGTTCGAAATCACAACTGATCCCGAAGATTTTGAACTGCTTCAGGAAACTCTGGAGAAAAACAACATCAAAACCGAAATTGCAAGAGTTACCAGGATACCTGATACAACGATGGATTTAACTGGCGATGACGCCACAAAGATGGTCAGGCTCATGGACGCTCTTGAAGACCATGATGATGTACAAGATGTTTATGCTAATTTCGATATTGATGAAGACTCTTTAGAAATATAG
- a CDS encoding YbaB/EbfC family nucleoid-associated protein, translating into MLEQFGNLMDMVKKVQQNVDGIQDRLKQERIQVASGDVVKITVNGQQDIVGIEFNEKYLAPENAMLLQDLLIATINNALAKSRELNQEAMTKLAADLNLPKIPGLF; encoded by the coding sequence TTGTTGGAACAATTTGGAAATCTTATGGATATGGTAAAAAAAGTGCAACAAAATGTTGACGGCATTCAAGACCGGTTAAAGCAAGAACGAATTCAAGTCGCAAGTGGTGATGTTGTAAAAATAACAGTCAATGGGCAACAAGATATTGTGGGTATTGAATTCAACGAAAAATACCTCGCCCCGGAAAACGCGATGCTGCTGCAGGATCTATTAATTGCGACAATTAATAATGCTTTGGCTAAGTCGCGGGAATTGAACCAGGAAGCCATGACCAAATTAGCTGCCGATCTAAATCTTCCTAAAATTCCAGGCCTATTTTAA
- the yunB gene encoding sporulation protein YunB: MRFSVRKRRTIPLIPLIIILISGILVFFFWRAETHLKPTLMAIAETRATLIATQSINDVINDKVSVSIDPKTLVNVSVDEHGRVVLIQPNTMEFNKLAADTTIKVQESLKNIAEEKIRIPIGQVLGSQLLASMGPKITVTIIPIGTVQVKVVDKFEQAGINQTRHMVYLLATTEIRIVVPLVSKSVSVNTQVPIAEYVVVGEVPNTYVQFPFPFESDSLGSPDTLRKN, from the coding sequence ATGCGGTTTTCCGTACGAAAGAGGCGGACCATTCCGCTCATACCGCTAATCATCATCCTAATATCTGGAATATTAGTGTTTTTTTTCTGGCGAGCTGAAACTCATCTCAAACCTACATTAATGGCAATAGCGGAAACACGTGCTACCTTAATTGCAACTCAGTCTATCAATGACGTTATCAACGATAAGGTAAGCGTATCTATCGATCCCAAAACACTGGTAAATGTTTCCGTCGATGAGCATGGCAGAGTGGTTTTAATCCAGCCTAATACAATGGAATTTAACAAACTTGCCGCCGATACGACCATAAAAGTGCAGGAATCATTAAAAAATATTGCTGAAGAAAAAATTCGAATTCCGATTGGTCAAGTGCTGGGAAGTCAATTATTAGCTAGCATGGGACCAAAAATCACGGTTACCATTATTCCAATCGGTACAGTTCAAGTCAAAGTTGTAGATAAATTTGAACAGGCCGGCATAAATCAAACGCGACACATGGTATACTTGTTAGCCACAACTGAAATCCGAATTGTTGTACCTTTGGTGAGTAAAAGTGTCAGTGTCAATACGCAAGTACCCATTGCAGAATATGTAGTAGTCGGAGAAGTACCTAATACTTATGTCCAATTTCCCTTTCCTTTTGAAAGCGATTCATTGGGCTCTCCTGATACTTTACGAAAAAACTAA
- a CDS encoding ferredoxin domain-containing protein — translation MISKSQEIEDRAIEYIADLMCVAARTAPKGKGIDNLVVMTVKGRVKDQLSEEMCRIAQTTGADFFARDAKCVEKSALVVLLGQKVKPVGVPSCGYCGFANCQENTKNSGLCSISVGDLGIAIGSAVSIASQHHADNRIMFSIGRAALNLAIFEEEVKVAYGIPLSVAGKNPFFDRG, via the coding sequence ATGATTTCAAAAAGCCAGGAAATTGAAGACAGGGCGATCGAGTACATTGCAGACTTAATGTGCGTTGCGGCCAGGACTGCTCCTAAAGGCAAAGGAATTGACAATTTGGTTGTAATGACGGTGAAAGGCCGCGTGAAGGACCAGCTGTCAGAGGAAATGTGCCGCATCGCCCAAACAACCGGCGCAGATTTTTTTGCACGGGATGCAAAATGTGTAGAAAAATCAGCATTGGTAGTGTTATTAGGTCAAAAAGTGAAACCGGTGGGTGTACCTTCTTGTGGATATTGTGGCTTTGCAAACTGCCAGGAAAACACGAAAAACTCAGGACTTTGCTCTATAAGTGTAGGAGATTTGGGCATTGCGATCGGGTCAGCTGTCAGTATTGCTTCACAACATCACGCCGACAACAGAATCATGTTTTCTATAGGTCGTGCAGCTTTAAATCTGGCAATTTTCGAAGAAGAAGTGAAAGTTGCCTACGGTATACCCTTGAGTGTAGCAGGGAAAAATCCTTTCTTTGATCGAGGTTAG
- a CDS encoding epoxyqueuosine reductase QueH, with amino-acid sequence MTTDQTRKKMLLHICCGPCAVYPVQHLRENYSEYDIIGYFYNPNIHPYKEFAKRLETLKTYAQDTGLELLTDERYALEDYLLRVFNAQQGRCHECYYLRLRQTAQYGKVHGFDCFTTTLLVSPYQQHEMIKEVAEQVSQDEGIAFQYIDFRPGWTEGVKISRDRGMYRQPYCGCIFSEKERYYKPQKE; translated from the coding sequence ATGACAACTGATCAAACCCGCAAAAAAATGCTGTTGCATATCTGTTGCGGGCCATGTGCAGTCTATCCGGTTCAGCATTTACGTGAAAATTATAGTGAATATGATATAATCGGTTATTTTTATAACCCTAATATTCACCCTTATAAAGAATTCGCGAAACGCCTGGAAACACTGAAAACATACGCTCAAGATACCGGACTGGAATTATTAACCGATGAACGGTACGCGCTGGAAGACTATTTACTGCGGGTCTTCAATGCCCAACAAGGGCGTTGCCATGAATGTTATTATCTTCGGCTGCGCCAAACAGCGCAATATGGTAAAGTACATGGCTTCGATTGTTTTACTACTACTTTACTGGTTAGTCCTTATCAACAGCACGAAATGATTAAAGAAGTCGCAGAGCAAGTGTCCCAAGATGAAGGCATAGCATTTCAGTATATTGATTTTCGTCCTGGCTGGACCGAGGGTGTAAAAATCAGCCGTGACAGGGGAATGTATCGACAGCCCTACTGCGGCTGTATATTTAGTGAAAAAGAACGTTACTACAAGCCTCAGAAGGAGTAG